The proteins below come from a single Mytilus edulis chromosome 5, xbMytEdul2.2, whole genome shotgun sequence genomic window:
- the LOC139525078 gene encoding uncharacterized protein, with product MDISDKFKQLPIKKEQWHLFCVKWNGQYYHYVRLPFGCRSSPRLFDSLSTSVCWIAQNNYDIKVIFHLLDAFLTVDKPSDCGERTMALLSLNFNKLNIPLSCKKTVGPVCELEYLGIILDTITMQARLPLDKVEKITQFIGFVLDKKSCTRRELEQLLGHLNFATRVILPGRAFVTYLYRLMCSVKESHHYVHLNKECKSDLTMWLQFLSTWNGINMFYESHLTSAADMHLFTDASSTIDFGGFNQGKWFCDTRPKDLPTISEETLSIAFLELYPIVVSAVLWGKGWYKKRILFHCDNLASVIILTKGRSKDPIIIKLMRRLVMCAAKFNFAFYSEHVPGKMNLTIS from the coding sequence ATGGACATCTCAGATAAGTTCAAACAACTTCCGATTAAAAAAGAACAGTGGCATCTCTTTTGTGTCAAGTGGAATGGTCAGTACTATCATTACGTTCGTTTACCTTTTGGGTGTCGTTCTAGTCCCCGTCTGTTTGACTCTTTATCTACAAGTGTGTGCTGGATAGCTCAGAACAATTATGATATCAAAGTTATTTTCCATCTATTAGATGCCTTTTTAACTGTAGACAAACCTTCTGATTGTGGAGAAAGAACAATGGCTTTGTTAAGCCTTAATTTTAACAAACTTAATATTCCTTTGTCATGTAAAAAGACTGTTGGACCAGTTTGCGAACTTGAATACCTAGGCATTATTTTGGACACGATTACTATGCAGGCTAGACTTCCGTTAGACAAGGTTGAGAAAATCACACAATTTATTGGTTTTGTTCTAGATAAAAAATCTTGTACGCGTAGAGAACTTGAACAATTACTTGGACATCTTAACTTTGCTACAAGAGTAATTCTGCCAGGTCGGGCCTTTGTCACTTACCTTTATAGACTGATGTGTTCTGTCAAAGAGAGTCACCACTATgttcatttaaataaagagtgTAAATCTGATTTAACAATGTGGCTACAATTTTTGTCAACGTGGAATGGAATTAACATGTTCTATGAATCTCATTTAACCTCTGCAGCGGACATGCATTTATTTACGGATGCTTCATCTACCATTGATTTTGGAGGTTTTAATCAAGGAAAATGGTTTTGTGACACTCGCCCAAAAGACCTCCCAACTATTTCGGAAGAAACTCTATCTATTGCTTTTTTGGAGTTATATCCTATCGTGGTGTCAGCTGTTTTATGGGGAAAAGGATGGTATAAAAAGCGTATTTTATTTCACTGCGACAATTTAGCATCTGTTATTATACTAACTAAAGGTCGGTCAAAAGATCCAATAATCATAAAACTGATGAGACGTCTTGTTATGTGTGCAGCAAAATTTAACTTTGCATTTTACAGCGAACATGTGCCTGGAAAAATGAACTTAACCATCAGTTAG